The proteins below come from a single Deltaproteobacteria bacterium genomic window:
- the uvrB gene encoding excinuclease ABC subunit UvrB — protein sequence MAHEGTFRLVADFTPQGDQPQAITQLIDGLARGLRSQVLLGVTGSGKTFTMANVIARVNKPTLVIAPNKTLAAQLYSEFKGLFPENAVRYFVSYYDYYQPEAYVPSTDTYIEKDSSINDDIDKMRHSATKALLERNDALIVASVSCIYGLGSPEAYFEMLIFLERGGTVDRDALLRKLVDIQYQRNDYDFHRGTFRVRGDVIEVFPAYEEARAIRIELFGDTIDALGEIDPLRGQVLRRLDKVAIYPASHYVTAPERMEKAVAAIRSELKARIAEFRADNKLLEAQRLEQRTLYDLELLAEMGFCPGIENYSRHLTGRQTGEPPPTLINYFPEDWLLIVDESHVTVPQIGGMYRGDRARKGTLVDFGFRLPSALDNRPLNFQEFDALIRQIVYVSATPGNYELEQARGVVVEQVIRPTGLTDPQISVRPARNQVDDLLEAIRERIARNERVLVTTLTKKMAEDLTDYFQELGLRVRYLHSDIETIERVDIIRDLRKGVCDVLVGINLLREGLDLPEVSLVAILDADKEGFLRSERSLIQTTGRAARNVNGTVIMYADHVTDSMRRAIDETDRRRAKQAAYNQEHGITPSTIQKAIDPRLVESAEADYVDVPIVAEADAEYLSLKELSKRIAALEKQMRQAAGDLEFERAAEVRDQIQRLRERELATREARAANSGGVADDVDPTV from the coding sequence GTGGCACACGAGGGTACCTTTCGCCTGGTGGCGGACTTCACCCCACAAGGCGATCAGCCGCAGGCAATCACCCAGCTCATCGATGGCTTGGCGCGCGGCCTGCGCAGCCAAGTGCTGTTGGGCGTCACCGGCTCCGGCAAAACGTTTACGATGGCGAACGTCATCGCCCGCGTGAACAAGCCGACGCTGGTGATCGCTCCGAACAAGACCTTAGCGGCGCAGCTCTACAGCGAGTTCAAGGGGCTGTTTCCCGAAAACGCCGTGCGCTACTTCGTCAGCTACTACGACTACTACCAGCCCGAAGCGTACGTGCCGAGCACCGACACGTACATTGAGAAGGATTCCTCGATCAACGACGACATCGATAAGATGCGCCACTCCGCCACCAAGGCGTTGCTGGAACGCAACGATGCCCTGATCGTCGCCAGCGTCTCCTGCATCTACGGCTTAGGGTCGCCGGAAGCGTACTTCGAGATGCTGATCTTCCTCGAGCGCGGCGGCACCGTCGACCGCGACGCGCTGCTGCGCAAACTGGTGGACATTCAGTACCAGCGCAACGACTACGACTTCCACCGCGGGACCTTCCGGGTGCGGGGCGACGTGATCGAAGTGTTTCCGGCGTACGAAGAGGCGCGCGCCATACGCATCGAACTGTTCGGCGACACCATCGACGCGCTCGGCGAGATCGACCCACTGCGTGGCCAGGTGCTGCGACGATTGGACAAGGTGGCGATCTATCCCGCCAGCCACTACGTGACGGCTCCGGAGCGAATGGAGAAGGCCGTCGCCGCTATTCGTTCCGAACTGAAGGCGCGCATCGCAGAGTTCCGCGCCGACAACAAGCTGCTGGAAGCGCAGCGACTCGAGCAGCGCACGCTCTACGATCTTGAACTGCTCGCCGAGATGGGCTTCTGCCCGGGGATCGAGAACTACTCGCGCCATCTCACCGGTCGTCAGACGGGCGAACCACCCCCGACGCTGATCAACTACTTTCCGGAGGACTGGTTGCTCATTGTCGACGAGAGTCACGTGACCGTTCCGCAAATCGGCGGCATGTATCGTGGCGATCGCGCCCGCAAGGGAACCTTGGTCGATTTCGGCTTCCGCTTGCCCTCCGCGCTCGACAACCGGCCGCTGAATTTCCAGGAGTTCGACGCGCTGATCCGCCAGATCGTCTACGTGTCCGCAACGCCGGGGAACTACGAACTCGAGCAGGCCCGCGGCGTGGTGGTCGAGCAGGTTATCCGGCCCACCGGGCTGACGGATCCGCAGATCAGTGTGCGACCGGCGCGCAACCAGGTCGACGATCTGCTGGAGGCAATCCGCGAGCGCATCGCGCGAAACGAACGCGTGCTGGTTACCACGTTGACCAAGAAGATGGCCGAAGACCTCACCGACTACTTTCAGGAACTTGGCTTGCGAGTGCGCTATCTGCATTCCGATATCGAGACCATCGAGCGCGTCGACATCATCCGCGACCTGCGCAAAGGGGTCTGTGATGTGCTGGTCGGTATCAACTTGCTGCGCGAGGGGCTCGACCTGCCCGAGGTCTCGTTGGTGGCGATCCTCGACGCCGACAAGGAAGGATTTCTCCGCTCGGAGCGTTCGTTGATTCAAACCACCGGCCGCGCGGCGCGCAACGTCAATGGCACCGTGATCATGTATGCGGACCATGTGACCGATTCGATGCGTCGGGCCATCGACGAAACCGATCGCCGGCGGGCCAAGCAAGCTGCATACAACCAGGAACACGGCATCACGCCGTCAACGATCCAAAAGGCGATTGATCCGCGGCTCGTCGAGAGTGCCGAAGCGGACTACGTCGATGTGCCGATTGTCGCCGAAGCCGATGCGGAGTACTTGTCGCTCAAGGAACTTTCCAAACGCATCGCCGCACTCGAAAAGCAGATGCGCCAAGCCGCCGGTGATCTGGAATTCGAACGCGCGGCGGAAGTGCGGGACCAGATTCAGCGCCTGCGCGAGCGCGAGTTGGCGACCCGCGAAGCGCGCGCCGCCAATTCAGGCGGCGTTGCGGACGACGTAGATCCCACCGTCTGA
- a CDS encoding response regulator — MSSGPILLVEDDPDDADLTLRALRRARILNQLVTVPTADQALVLLQRQQYADPHNPAAFSFVLLDLNLPGMGGRGLLDAMHNDRRLSEVPIVVLTSSDSTIDRLRSYKRGALAFLEKPIQVPELLRVLGDLSDGGIYVVRNAA; from the coding sequence ATGAGCAGCGGTCCTATCCTCCTCGTTGAGGACGACCCCGACGATGCCGATCTGACGTTGCGCGCTCTGCGGCGCGCTCGCATCCTCAACCAGTTGGTCACGGTGCCGACCGCCGATCAGGCGCTGGTGTTGCTCCAGCGGCAGCAATACGCCGACCCGCACAACCCGGCCGCCTTCAGCTTCGTATTGCTCGACCTCAATCTCCCAGGAATGGGCGGACGCGGACTGTTGGATGCGATGCACAACGATCGCCGACTCAGTGAAGTACCGATCGTGGTCCTGACTTCAAGCGATTCGACCATCGACCGCTTGCGCAGCTACAAGCGCGGCGCCCTCGCCTTCCTCGAGAAGCCGATTCAGGTGCCCGAACTGTTGCGGGTGCTCGGCGATCTCTCAGACGGTGGGATCTACGTCGTCCGCAACGCCGCCTGA
- the uvrC gene encoding excinuclease ABC subunit UvrC — MQHECEEKLASLPAQPGVYLLKDKHAKVIYVGKAKNLRSRVRSYFRGGDERVQVRFLVQRVTDFETLVTSNDKEALILENNLIKQYKPRYNIRLKDDKSYVSVKVTVQQDWPRIVVTRKIVKDGSRYFGPFSSASGVRETLDTIRKVIPLRTCSDGVFRNRSRPCLEYQIKRCLAPCCLPVDADTYQRHLREAMLLLEGKNQQLVRQLRDEMSAAASDLRFEDAARLRDQIRTIEKTQEPQQVLSHWGGDQDIFGLYREGGFIEAQVLFIRSGKLTGNQAYHIEDYEFSTEEVLEDLLTQFYQGDRYLPDEILLPVAIEDADTRAEYLSERRGRRVEFLCPQRGDKVRLVAMATENARQGFRARQDGDYQRERMLEELRTKLHLRNAPKRIECFDISNIQGTLAVGSMVTFDEGEPDKNRYRRFRIRTVEGADDFRMMYEVLTRRYRRAKEKADFPDLLVVDGGIGQLNVALEVLRELEITEVDAAGLAKMRVERDARAPEIERSEERVFLPGRKNPVVLRRNSSALFLLQRVRDEAHRFAITYHRALRRKERLRSLLDGIPGIGATRRKRLLRHFGSVRRMRDATAAQLAEVSGISSALAESIERALAGSNATATPAQFENEN; from the coding sequence CTGCAGCATGAGTGCGAGGAGAAGCTGGCCTCGTTGCCAGCGCAGCCGGGCGTCTATCTGCTCAAGGATAAACACGCCAAGGTCATCTACGTCGGCAAGGCCAAGAACCTCCGCAGTCGCGTCCGCAGCTATTTTCGCGGCGGCGACGAGCGGGTGCAGGTCCGCTTTCTAGTGCAGCGCGTCACCGACTTTGAAACGCTGGTCACCAGCAACGACAAGGAAGCACTGATCCTCGAGAACAATCTCATCAAGCAGTACAAGCCGCGCTACAACATCCGGCTCAAGGACGACAAGTCGTACGTCAGTGTGAAGGTAACCGTTCAGCAGGACTGGCCGCGGATTGTGGTCACACGCAAGATCGTCAAGGACGGAAGCCGCTACTTCGGTCCGTTCTCGTCGGCCTCTGGCGTGCGCGAGACGCTCGATACCATTCGCAAAGTGATCCCGTTGCGCACCTGCAGCGACGGCGTATTTCGCAATCGGTCGCGGCCGTGCTTGGAGTATCAAATCAAGCGCTGCCTCGCTCCATGCTGTCTGCCAGTGGATGCAGACACCTATCAACGTCACCTGCGCGAGGCGATGTTGTTGCTCGAAGGGAAGAATCAACAGTTGGTTCGGCAACTCCGCGATGAGATGAGCGCGGCGGCAAGTGATCTGCGCTTCGAGGACGCCGCCCGCTTGCGTGATCAAATCCGCACGATTGAGAAGACGCAGGAACCGCAGCAGGTCTTATCGCACTGGGGCGGCGATCAGGACATCTTCGGTCTCTACCGGGAAGGCGGGTTCATCGAAGCGCAGGTGCTGTTCATCCGCAGTGGCAAGCTGACCGGCAATCAGGCCTATCATATCGAGGACTACGAGTTCTCGACGGAAGAAGTACTCGAAGATTTGCTGACGCAGTTCTACCAAGGCGATCGCTACCTACCGGATGAGATCCTGTTGCCAGTGGCGATCGAGGACGCGGATACGCGCGCGGAATATCTCAGCGAGCGGCGGGGGCGGCGGGTCGAGTTCTTGTGCCCGCAGCGGGGTGACAAGGTGCGTCTGGTGGCGATGGCGACGGAGAACGCGCGCCAGGGCTTCCGCGCGCGCCAGGATGGCGACTACCAGCGTGAACGCATGCTCGAGGAGTTGCGGACCAAGCTGCACCTGCGCAACGCCCCCAAGCGCATCGAGTGCTTCGACATCTCGAATATACAAGGCACGCTGGCGGTGGGATCGATGGTGACCTTCGATGAGGGCGAGCCCGACAAGAACCGCTATCGCCGCTTTCGTATCCGTACGGTGGAAGGGGCGGACGACTTTCGCATGATGTATGAGGTGCTCACCCGCCGCTATCGCCGCGCCAAGGAGAAGGCGGACTTCCCGGATTTGCTCGTCGTGGATGGTGGGATCGGGCAACTCAACGTCGCTCTGGAAGTGCTCCGTGAACTAGAGATCACGGAAGTGGACGCGGCGGGCTTGGCCAAAATGCGGGTCGAGCGCGACGCCCGCGCGCCGGAGATCGAGCGCAGCGAGGAGCGGGTGTTCCTGCCCGGGCGGAAGAACCCGGTGGTGTTGAGGCGCAATTCGAGCGCGCTGTTCTTGCTCCAACGCGTGCGAGACGAAGCCCATCGCTTCGCCATCACCTATCACCGGGCGCTGCGCCGCAAGGAACGACTGCGGTCGTTGCTCGATGGCATCCCCGGGATTGGTGCGACCCGTCGCAAGCGGTTGCTGCGTCATTTCGGCAGCGTCCGCCGCATGCGCGATGCGACCGCGGCACAACTGGCCGAAGTGTCGGGCATCTCCTCAGCCTTGGCCGAGAGCATCGAACGGGCGCTGGCGGGATCGAATGCGACCGCAACACCCGCGCAATTCGAGAACGAGAACTAG
- a CDS encoding DNA internalization-related competence protein ComEC/Rec2, whose translation MTTEAGSASTQRSTRAAVPPLVAVALALIIGQLLVGRQLLAPGWLLALLSLIVIALALWRRGRLAALMVGAFAWGNWSTQGVLNPSFDRDHITRWCDGVTRVIEARVSEDSSAGPQGGRVRLDVEGLENEGAMRAVHGSVLLTVHDLERHWLASDLVRVPVRLRRPRNFGNPGEFDYESYLARQGIYVTAFLSDDSAVELIDRQPSAGWLTRWRRGVGSLIDERLAGDDRALLRALIIGDTAGLSRPLQQEFTTAGVNHVLSISGLHVGMVATVGYVVWRWLLARSRWLLLRAHVPKLAVAASVIPVLLYAGIAGSSTAMLRSLIMILVFLGAVLVDRERDLVVSLAAAALLIAVLWPGAPLDISFQLSFMAVLSLVLALERFWPWWRQWEERHLVRLRHGPIRFARPVAAYLAVSGAAFVGTAPLTAFHFNQVSLVALLANAVVVPLIGTAAVALGLTAALVYPLSRGLAGVLVWLAWPFLWLGRLGVWAFAAIPYAALRVVTPTVLELGIVYGALFIVVRAPGRWRRLGVCAVAIVGVCDVLWWYGARYHRTDLQVTFLSVGQGDSAVVECPGASVMVIDGGGMGNGSFDVGERVLAPFLWSRKIAHVDALVMSHPQWDHFGGLTFLARHFSPGEFWSTGEVAAGGVRFAELEQALSEASVRPVIAVPGMEWPCGDARVRVLAPGDGVASTNDRSLVVQLQRGPTRLLFTGDIEHGAEAALIASADGQLQSTVLKVPHHGSATSSTPAFVAAVAPRLAVVSLGLDNRFGFPAVRTEATYRTAGVPLLRTDRDGAITVRVAVSGEMVARTQHSAATSNVR comes from the coding sequence ATGACCACCGAAGCGGGCTCAGCATCGACACAGCGATCTACGCGGGCGGCCGTTCCGCCGCTGGTCGCGGTGGCGCTCGCCTTGATCATTGGACAACTGCTCGTCGGGCGGCAACTCTTGGCGCCGGGGTGGTTGCTGGCGCTCCTGAGCCTCATAGTGATCGCACTGGCGTTGTGGCGCCGCGGACGACTTGCCGCGTTGATGGTCGGAGCATTCGCGTGGGGCAATTGGTCTACGCAAGGGGTGCTCAATCCGTCATTTGATCGCGATCACATCACGCGGTGGTGCGATGGAGTGACGCGGGTGATTGAGGCGCGAGTGAGCGAAGATAGTAGCGCCGGGCCGCAAGGTGGGCGAGTGCGGCTGGACGTAGAGGGCTTGGAGAACGAAGGTGCGATGCGCGCCGTCCACGGTAGCGTGTTGCTGACCGTCCATGATCTCGAACGACACTGGCTCGCGAGCGACCTGGTGCGCGTGCCCGTGCGGCTGCGCCGGCCGCGCAATTTTGGCAATCCGGGCGAGTTCGACTACGAAAGTTACCTGGCAAGGCAGGGAATCTATGTGACCGCGTTCTTGAGTGATGACAGTGCGGTCGAGCTAATCGATCGGCAGCCGTCAGCCGGTTGGCTCACGCGCTGGCGCCGCGGGGTTGGCTCGCTGATTGACGAGCGTCTCGCTGGAGACGATCGTGCGCTGCTGCGCGCCTTGATCATTGGCGACACCGCGGGTTTGTCTCGACCGTTGCAGCAGGAGTTCACGACTGCGGGTGTCAATCACGTTCTGTCGATCTCGGGTTTGCACGTCGGCATGGTGGCGACCGTCGGGTATGTGGTGTGGCGTTGGCTGCTGGCGCGCAGTCGCTGGCTGTTGTTGCGCGCGCACGTACCGAAGCTGGCGGTGGCCGCGTCGGTGATTCCGGTACTGCTCTATGCTGGCATCGCGGGCAGCAGCACAGCGATGCTGCGGTCGCTGATCATGATTCTGGTCTTCCTCGGCGCTGTGCTGGTCGATCGTGAGCGGGACCTGGTTGTGAGCCTGGCAGCGGCCGCGTTGCTCATCGCAGTCCTGTGGCCAGGAGCGCCGCTCGACATCTCTTTTCAGCTCTCGTTCATGGCGGTGCTTAGTTTGGTGCTGGCGCTGGAGCGATTTTGGCCGTGGTGGCGCCAATGGGAGGAACGGCATCTGGTGCGGCTGCGACACGGGCCGATTCGGTTTGCACGGCCGGTCGCCGCCTATTTGGCCGTCTCCGGCGCCGCGTTTGTTGGCACCGCGCCATTGACCGCGTTTCACTTCAATCAGGTGTCCCTGGTCGCCCTATTGGCCAATGCGGTGGTGGTACCGCTGATCGGTACGGCGGCGGTCGCGCTCGGGCTGACGGCGGCGCTCGTGTATCCGTTGTCGCGCGGCTTGGCCGGAGTGCTGGTGTGGTTAGCGTGGCCGTTTCTGTGGCTCGGGCGGCTTGGGGTGTGGGCGTTCGCCGCGATCCCGTACGCAGCGCTGCGCGTGGTGACGCCGACGGTGCTGGAACTGGGCATTGTCTATGGGGCGCTCTTCATCGTCGTACGTGCTCCCGGTCGGTGGCGCCGACTCGGAGTCTGCGCTGTCGCAATCGTCGGGGTGTGCGACGTGTTGTGGTGGTACGGCGCGCGCTATCATCGCACCGATTTGCAGGTCACCTTCCTCAGTGTGGGGCAGGGCGACAGTGCGGTGGTCGAGTGTCCTGGAGCCAGCGTGATGGTGATCGACGGCGGCGGCATGGGCAACGGCTCATTCGATGTCGGCGAACGCGTACTCGCGCCATTCCTGTGGAGTCGCAAAATCGCGCATGTCGACGCGCTGGTGATGAGTCACCCGCAGTGGGACCACTTCGGCGGCCTAACGTTCTTGGCAAGGCATTTCAGCCCGGGCGAATTCTGGTCGACGGGTGAAGTTGCAGCCGGTGGCGTGCGCTTTGCCGAATTGGAGCAGGCGCTGTCGGAGGCAAGTGTCCGCCCGGTGATAGCGGTTCCTGGAATGGAGTGGCCCTGTGGCGATGCGCGAGTTCGCGTGCTGGCTCCTGGGGACGGGGTCGCCTCGACGAATGATCGTTCGCTCGTGGTTCAGCTGCAGCGCGGGCCGACCAGATTGTTGTTTACTGGCGACATCGAGCACGGAGCCGAGGCGGCATTGATTGCGTCAGCCGACGGGCAACTGCAGAGCACCGTGCTGAAGGTTCCGCATCACGGCAGCGCGACGTCGAGTACGCCCGCCTTTGTCGCCGCGGTCGCGCCACGGCTGGCGGTCGTTTCGCTGGGGCTGGACAACCGATTCGGCTTTCCCGCTGTGCGAACTGAGGCGACATATCGCACTGCCGGGGTGCCACTGCTCCGTACCGATCGCGATGGGGCAATCACCGTGCGCGTCGCGGTAAGTGGGGAGATGGTGGCTCGGACGCAGCATTCGGCCGCCACCTCTAACGTACGTTGA
- a CDS encoding Coenzyme F420 hydrogenase/dehydrogenase, beta subunit C-terminal domain has translation MNPSFKQMMNEVVAYGSCCECGSCVLVCPHNVIDYIDGKPKQVAKATAAFDHCGISEGIGCDVCAQVCPRLGDREHHLTERVFADELAAQDTYWGAFGAYRRIVAARSKDPEVLARCEDGGVVTTLLAWLRRNERIDGAIVSAVDKDKPCQPVPKVVTSVEDIIASASSWYTYCPNNLALADAEKLGLTKVAFVGVPCQITPVRKMQATDESYLNNGRKKDKHIERQTKFLKGYGARVAFNIGLLCSEVFSFDGLMIDTIQNQMGIALSDIRQFNVKGKVQIFKHDGTLVEMNLRKSQEYARPECHHCADFSAELADISCGGVGASNWTITIIRSRTGEEVFDAAVRDGVLDVQPIEQFENSMKVLLRLNRKQRERVPTPPGRAETFVRPDGFRNPH, from the coding sequence ATGAATCCGAGCTTCAAGCAGATGATGAATGAGGTGGTGGCGTACGGGAGCTGCTGCGAATGTGGCTCGTGCGTACTGGTCTGTCCGCACAATGTCATCGACTACATCGACGGGAAACCGAAACAGGTTGCCAAAGCGACCGCCGCCTTCGACCACTGCGGTATCAGCGAGGGCATCGGTTGCGACGTGTGCGCGCAGGTGTGCCCGCGCTTGGGCGACCGCGAACACCACCTCACCGAGCGGGTCTTTGCCGATGAGTTGGCGGCGCAGGACACCTATTGGGGGGCATTCGGCGCGTACCGGCGCATCGTGGCGGCGCGTTCCAAGGACCCGGAAGTACTGGCGCGTTGCGAAGATGGCGGCGTGGTCACCACACTGCTCGCGTGGCTGCGGCGCAATGAGCGGATCGACGGGGCAATCGTCTCGGCAGTCGACAAGGACAAGCCCTGCCAACCGGTACCGAAGGTGGTCACTAGCGTCGAGGACATCATCGCCAGCGCCAGCTCTTGGTACACATACTGTCCCAACAACCTTGCGCTCGCCGATGCCGAGAAACTGGGTTTGACGAAAGTCGCGTTCGTGGGTGTTCCCTGTCAGATCACCCCGGTGCGCAAGATGCAGGCGACCGACGAATCGTACTTGAATAATGGCCGCAAGAAGGACAAGCACATCGAACGGCAGACCAAGTTTCTGAAGGGGTACGGGGCGCGGGTCGCGTTCAATATAGGCTTGCTGTGTAGCGAAGTGTTCAGCTTCGATGGCTTGATGATCGATACGATTCAAAACCAGATGGGGATCGCCCTCAGCGACATCCGGCAGTTCAACGTGAAGGGCAAAGTGCAGATCTTCAAGCACGACGGCACGCTGGTGGAAATGAATCTGCGCAAGTCGCAAGAGTACGCGCGCCCCGAGTGCCATCACTGTGCGGATTTTTCGGCGGAACTCGCCGACATCTCGTGCGGCGGCGTGGGCGCGAGCAACTGGACGATTACCATCATCCGCAGCCGCACAGGCGAGGAAGTCTTCGATGCGGCGGTGCGCGACGGCGTGCTCGATGTCCAGCCGATCGAACAGTTCGAGAATTCGATGAAGGTGTTGCTGCGGCTCAATCGCAAGCAACGCGAGCGAGTACCCACCCCGCCAGGTCGCGCGGAGACTTTCGTGCGACCTGACGGATTTCGCAACCCTCACTAG
- a CDS encoding response regulator produces the protein MASPTKLTQFPPEYFERLIESSPDIVVATDRSGLVMFYNDGAEKNLGYTATEILGQNVLRLYPSYEEAHRVMMAMRSGEHGGPGKVKNFETIFVNRWGEHLPVAISGSILCNEDGIEIGSIGFAKDLREIRRKDRLATLGEVTVALCHEINSPLEIILNQAQLLRRFVREVANDEQAVVEEERLEAIRREIDQIQVVINRLVEMAGGGEYDTREYLDGKQMTDLGAKPAPVSAQPLAGLRILVVDDDLGVCRSLRDLLVAEGCNVFTANNGLEALSVMERAPVDLVVTDVVMPDLDGYDLFMEIKRRGQTPVILMTGYYYDRDHVIKRSRLEGLESVLFKKPVDPERLKVAILERCRPQQVVAQSVSAKPAEKP, from the coding sequence ATGGCCAGTCCAACCAAACTCACACAGTTTCCGCCTGAGTACTTTGAGCGACTGATCGAATCGTCACCTGACATCGTGGTGGCCACCGATCGTTCGGGTCTCGTCATGTTCTACAACGACGGAGCGGAGAAGAATCTCGGGTATACGGCAACCGAGATTCTCGGGCAGAATGTGTTGCGGCTCTATCCCTCCTACGAGGAAGCGCATCGCGTGATGATGGCCATGCGCAGCGGCGAGCACGGCGGGCCGGGCAAAGTGAAGAACTTTGAAACCATCTTCGTGAACCGCTGGGGCGAACACCTCCCCGTGGCGATCTCCGGCTCCATCTTGTGTAACGAGGACGGGATCGAAATTGGCTCGATCGGGTTTGCCAAAGACCTCCGTGAGATCCGCCGCAAGGATCGCCTCGCTACACTCGGAGAGGTGACGGTGGCGCTGTGCCACGAGATCAACAGTCCGCTCGAGATCATTCTCAACCAGGCGCAGTTGCTGCGGCGCTTCGTGCGTGAAGTGGCGAACGACGAGCAGGCGGTGGTTGAGGAAGAGCGACTCGAAGCGATTCGCCGTGAGATCGATCAGATCCAGGTCGTGATCAATCGGCTCGTCGAGATGGCCGGCGGCGGCGAGTACGATACGCGCGAGTATCTGGACGGAAAGCAGATGACCGATTTGGGCGCCAAGCCCGCACCGGTGAGCGCGCAGCCCCTTGCCGGCTTGCGTATTCTGGTTGTCGACGACGATCTCGGCGTGTGTCGCTCGTTGCGCGACCTCCTGGTCGCGGAGGGTTGCAACGTGTTCACCGCTAACAACGGGCTCGAGGCGCTCAGCGTCATGGAGAGGGCGCCGGTCGATCTGGTCGTCACTGACGTGGTGATGCCCGACCTCGATGGCTACGATCTATTCATGGAGATCAAGCGGCGCGGGCAGACGCCAGTGATACTGATGACGGGCTACTACTACGATCGCGACCACGTGATTAAGCGCAGCCGCCTCGAAGGGTTGGAGAGCGTTTTGTTCAAGAAGCCAGTTGATCCGGAGCGCCTCAAGGTGGCGATTCTGGAGCGCTGTCGTCCGCAGCAGGTGGTCGCGCAGTCCGTCTCCGCGAAACCCGCTGAGAAGCCGTAG
- the vanZ gene encoding VanZ family protein, with the protein MSDEPVSMRVLSAAAPVSRQRLWLTLLWYWGTVAAWMAVISLLSTDAFSATNTNRYIDPLLRWLFPGWATPDILAAHTAVRKVAHFSEFFVLGGLVFWASRRGRVEQWRAGWMLQALIIAGGYALLDEAHQAFVPSRTPSLSDSGVDFFGAVVSQLAVYRHHRRLRRRGVIG; encoded by the coding sequence ATGAGTGACGAACCGGTTTCCATGCGCGTGCTCAGCGCCGCAGCGCCCGTGTCGCGGCAGCGGCTCTGGCTGACTTTGCTCTGGTACTGGGGCACGGTGGCCGCTTGGATGGCGGTGATCTCGTTGCTGTCGACCGACGCGTTCTCTGCGACGAATACCAACCGCTATATCGATCCCCTCTTGCGCTGGCTGTTTCCGGGATGGGCGACCCCCGACATCTTGGCCGCGCACACGGCGGTGCGCAAAGTCGCACACTTCAGCGAATTCTTCGTGCTCGGCGGGCTGGTGTTCTGGGCTTCACGGCGTGGCCGCGTCGAGCAGTGGCGCGCAGGCTGGATGCTGCAGGCGCTCATCATCGCGGGTGGCTATGCTCTGCTCGACGAAGCGCATCAAGCGTTCGTGCCGAGCCGTACTCCGTCCCTCTCTGATAGCGGCGTCGACTTCTTCGGAGCGGTCGTCAGTCAACTCGCTGTCTACCGTCATCATCGGCGGCTGCGTCGGCGCGGCGTGATCGGCTAG
- a CDS encoding ribonuclease HII, whose amino-acid sequence MNRRRQAARMGVLLRPERDLWQRGYQRVAGVDEVGVGPLAGPVVAAAVVFPATARICGVDDSKIVRRAAREQLVEAIYAQATAVGIGVVSVKDIDRLNIYHAALEAMRLAILALSVEPDYLLVDARRVPGIDVPQLPLVKGDARSFSIAAASIVAKVARDRMMVELDASYPHYGFAVNMGYGTKAHLEAIERCGPCPVHRRSFAPVRQPRLPRLFVS is encoded by the coding sequence GTGAATCGGCGGCGACAAGCGGCGCGAATGGGCGTGCTCCTACGACCCGAACGTGATCTCTGGCAGCGCGGATATCAGCGCGTCGCGGGGGTGGATGAAGTGGGCGTCGGGCCCCTCGCCGGTCCGGTGGTGGCGGCGGCGGTCGTCTTCCCGGCTACCGCCCGCATTTGCGGCGTTGATGATTCGAAGATCGTTCGCCGGGCGGCGCGCGAACAACTGGTGGAAGCGATCTACGCACAAGCGACCGCGGTGGGAATCGGCGTCGTGAGCGTCAAAGACATCGATCGGCTCAACATCTATCACGCCGCGCTCGAGGCCATGCGGCTTGCGATTCTTGCCCTTAGCGTGGAACCCGATTACCTGCTGGTCGACGCCCGACGCGTTCCGGGAATCGACGTGCCGCAGTTGCCGTTGGTGAAGGGTGATGCGCGCAGCTTCTCCATCGCCGCCGCGTCGATCGTGGCGAAGGTGGCGCGCGATCGCATGATGGTGGAACTCGACGCGAGCTATCCTCACTACGGATTCGCGGTCAACATGGGATACGGCACCAAGGCCCACCTTGAGGCCATTGAGCGCTGCGGCCCGTGCCCCGTGCATCGGCGCTCCTTTGCTCCGGTGCGGCAGCCACGCCTTCCGAGACTTTTTGTGAGCTGA